In Zingiber officinale cultivar Zhangliang chromosome 1A, Zo_v1.1, whole genome shotgun sequence, a genomic segment contains:
- the LOC121997565 gene encoding uncharacterized protein LOC121997565: MEYHLKTQIEMWVIIQTVDNAGKLVSCENWDTSLIKKIEADAKAIYTLQCGLTKEELNRVSPFSSVKDLWEKLIKLHEGTFDTTEGESANQLHAEIQDLLNGLHAIG; encoded by the exons atggagtaccacctcaagactcAAATAGAAATGTGGGTGATCATCCAAACCGTCGACAACGCTGGAAAActagtatcatgcgagaactgggacacaaGTCTGATAAAGAAGATCGAGGCCGACGCCAAAGCAATATATACTCTACAATGTGgactaaccaaagaagagctgaaccgagtcagTCCATTTTCAAGTGTCAAAGAcctatgggaaaagctaatcaagctgcacgagggcactttcGACACTACA gaaggtgaatcGGCAAACCAACTTCACGCTGAGATTCAAGACCTGCTCAACGGCCTCCATGCAATCGGTTAG